One genomic window of Terriglobia bacterium includes the following:
- a CDS encoding glycosyltransferase family 4 protein, whose amino-acid sequence MKIAIDVHSLGTQAGGNESYFRQLLAGLVADRSAHQYTLFYAHDAALESTQGDARFNFVPIPKDPVRRLSVSLPRLLGKLKPDIFHCQYVRPPWGCPATVVSIHDLAYEHYPEYFHPREAFRLKKMVRWTARHADHIVTLSEFSAADIAARYSVPREKITITYLAASKDFRPREKSQCQEHLARTYGINFPFILYVGRIQARKNLPRLVEAYAALRNRGASEKLVLVGKKDWQSEQLVARIKELGLESSVVFPGFVSFEDLPLFYNAAEMFVFPSFFEGFGLPVIESMASGVPTITSTGSSLGEVAGDGAILVDPLDTSALTDAMSNVLGDKQLRERLVVRGLLRSAQFKHDELAQKVLGVYRSLVSSAA is encoded by the coding sequence ATGAAGATTGCGATTGACGTCCACAGTCTGGGAACGCAGGCTGGCGGCAACGAAAGTTATTTCCGGCAGCTCCTGGCTGGGCTGGTTGCCGACCGCAGCGCTCACCAGTACACGCTCTTCTACGCGCACGACGCGGCACTGGAATCCACGCAGGGCGACGCGCGTTTCAATTTTGTGCCCATCCCCAAGGACCCGGTGCGCCGTCTCAGCGTGAGTCTTCCCCGGTTGCTGGGCAAGCTCAAGCCGGACATTTTTCACTGCCAGTATGTCCGCCCGCCCTGGGGCTGCCCCGCGACGGTGGTCAGCATTCATGACCTGGCGTACGAACACTATCCCGAGTACTTCCACCCGCGCGAAGCATTTCGTCTTAAGAAGATGGTGCGGTGGACGGCGCGGCACGCGGACCACATCGTCACGCTCTCTGAGTTTTCGGCGGCGGACATTGCCGCCCGCTATAGCGTGCCGCGGGAAAAGATCACCATCACTTACTTGGCTGCTTCCAAGGATTTCCGTCCGCGAGAGAAATCCCAGTGCCAGGAGCACCTGGCGCGAACCTACGGGATCAATTTCCCTTTCATCCTTTATGTAGGCCGAATCCAGGCCCGCAAGAACCTGCCGCGTCTGGTGGAAGCCTACGCCGCGCTGCGCAACCGCGGCGCCAGCGAAAAACTGGTGCTGGTGGGAAAGAAAGACTGGCAGTCAGAGCAGTTGGTGGCCAGGATCAAGGAACTCGGCCTGGAGTCGTCGGTGGTTTTTCCCGGATTCGTTTCGTTCGAAGACCTGCCACTCTTCTACAACGCTGCTGAGATGTTTGTCTTCCCTTCTTTCTTTGAAGGCTTTGGGCTCCCGGTGATTGAGAGCATGGCCAGCGGCGTCCCGACGATTACCAGCACCGGATCTTCTCTGGGCGAGGTCGCGGGAGACGGAGCCATCCTGGTAGATCCGCTGGACACGAGTGCGCTCACCGACGCCATGAGCAACGTGCTGGGCGATAAGCAACTGCGCGAACGGCTGGTCGTCCGCGGGTTGCTGCGCAGCGCGCAATTTAAACATGACGAACTCGCGCAGAAAGTGCTGGGGGTGTACCGGTCTCTGGTTTCGTCCGCTGCTTGA
- a CDS encoding GDP-mannose 4,6-dehydratase: MRALITGVTGQDGSYLAELLLAKGYEVYGLVLPKKKMRPGDIEARKQIALIGPRLKLLEGDLTDQNSLDRVIGKVQPGEVYNLAAQSFVPLSWTEPLLTADVTAFGVLRLLEAVRKHCPTARFLQASSSEMFGKAILSEKDKRQTEATPFRPRNPYGSAKVFAHNITVNYREKHGIFACSCICFNHESPRRGVEFVTRKITQHAARSKRGLAEKLSPKLKLGNLDAQRDWGFAGDFVRAMWLMLQQPKPDDFLIATGELHSVREVLDIAYARVGLDWKKYVETDPALVRSAEEMPLCGDASKAARVLGWKPEVGFREMIEMMVDADLAAAR, translated from the coding sequence ATGCGCGCGCTCATCACCGGGGTCACCGGACAGGACGGCTCTTATCTGGCAGAGCTTCTACTCGCCAAGGGCTACGAAGTGTACGGCCTGGTGCTTCCCAAGAAGAAGATGCGCCCGGGTGACATTGAGGCGCGCAAGCAGATTGCGCTCATCGGCCCGCGACTCAAGCTGCTGGAAGGAGACTTGACCGACCAGAACTCGCTCGACCGTGTTATTGGCAAAGTTCAGCCCGGCGAAGTCTACAACCTGGCGGCGCAGAGTTTTGTGCCGCTTTCATGGACCGAGCCGCTGCTCACCGCGGACGTGACGGCCTTCGGCGTGCTTCGGCTGCTGGAAGCGGTCCGCAAGCATTGCCCCACGGCGCGCTTCCTGCAGGCGTCAAGCTCAGAAATGTTTGGCAAGGCCATATTGAGTGAGAAAGACAAACGCCAGACGGAAGCCACGCCGTTTCGCCCGCGCAACCCGTACGGGTCAGCCAAAGTGTTTGCCCACAACATCACCGTCAACTACCGCGAAAAGCATGGGATTTTTGCCTGCTCCTGCATTTGCTTTAATCACGAATCGCCGCGCCGGGGCGTGGAATTTGTAACGCGAAAAATCACCCAGCACGCCGCTCGCAGTAAGCGCGGCCTCGCGGAAAAACTCTCGCCAAAACTAAAGCTGGGCAATCTTGACGCTCAGCGCGACTGGGGCTTTGCCGGCGACTTTGTGCGCGCCATGTGGCTGATGCTGCAACAGCCGAAGCCCGATGACTTTTTGATCGCCACCGGCGAACTGCATAGCGTCCGCGAAGTTTTGGACATTGCGTACGCTCGTGTTGGCTTGGACTGGAAGAAGTACGTTGAGACTGACCCTGCACTCGTCCGTTCTGCGGAAGAAATGCCCTTGTGCGGCGATGCGTCGAAAGCCGCAAGAGTTCTGGGTTGGAAGCCGGAAGTTGGCTTTCGCGAAATGATTGAGATGATGGTGGACGCAGACTTGGCGGCCGCTAGATAG
- a CDS encoding dipeptidase, protein MASSAVSYAKDNQQRFLGELKDLLRIPSVSTAPEHKDDVRKAAEFVASDLRRIGMENVEIIPTKGHPLIYADWLHAAGKPTVLCYAHYDVQPAEPLNEWLSPPFEPTERNDNIYARGAVDDKGQLWMELKAVEALMKGHGGKLPLNVKFIIEGEEEVGGESIAAFVRKEKAKLKADFALVCDTELFAPNLPTLCVGLRGLVYTEIEAQGAKTDLHSGMYGGAAPNPFFALIEIISKLKDAKGKVLIPGFYSKVKAPTKDELKAWKKLPFNEEHYRKTEVGSKVLTGEPGYSVLYRTWARPTLEVHGMPGGFVASGAKTVIPARASAKVSMRLVPNQDPDDILKRYTKMVKKLTPKGIEINIKVHSKGPACVVSTDNHYIKAATEAMHDVFKKDTVFIRSGGSIPVVTDFQDVMNLPSVMMGFGLPDDNLHAPNEKFHIPNFYRGIESIIRFFEKLGG, encoded by the coding sequence ATGGCCTCATCCGCCGTCAGTTACGCCAAAGACAATCAGCAACGTTTTCTGGGAGAGCTCAAAGACCTGCTCCGCATTCCCAGCGTGAGCACCGCGCCGGAACACAAAGACGACGTCCGCAAGGCCGCTGAGTTCGTCGCCAGCGACCTCCGCCGCATTGGCATGGAGAACGTGGAGATCATCCCCACCAAGGGCCATCCGCTGATCTACGCGGACTGGCTCCACGCTGCCGGCAAGCCGACCGTGCTGTGCTACGCGCACTATGACGTGCAGCCGGCCGAGCCGCTGAACGAGTGGCTGTCGCCGCCGTTTGAGCCCACCGAGCGCAATGACAACATCTACGCCCGCGGCGCCGTGGACGACAAAGGCCAACTCTGGATGGAGCTCAAAGCCGTGGAAGCTTTGATGAAAGGCCACGGCGGCAAGCTGCCGCTGAATGTGAAGTTCATTATCGAGGGCGAAGAGGAAGTCGGCGGCGAGTCCATTGCCGCCTTCGTGCGCAAGGAAAAGGCCAAGCTGAAGGCCGACTTCGCCCTGGTCTGCGACACGGAACTCTTCGCGCCCAATCTGCCTACGCTGTGCGTCGGCCTGCGCGGCCTGGTTTATACAGAGATTGAAGCCCAGGGCGCCAAGACCGACTTGCATTCCGGCATGTACGGCGGCGCCGCACCCAATCCGTTCTTTGCCTTGATCGAAATCATCAGCAAGTTGAAAGACGCCAAAGGCAAAGTGCTCATCCCCGGCTTCTATAGCAAAGTGAAAGCTCCCACCAAAGACGAACTCAAAGCCTGGAAGAAGCTGCCTTTCAACGAAGAGCACTACCGCAAGACGGAAGTGGGATCAAAAGTCTTGACCGGCGAACCCGGATACTCAGTTCTCTATCGCACATGGGCGCGGCCCACACTGGAAGTGCACGGCATGCCCGGAGGCTTCGTTGCGTCGGGCGCGAAGACGGTGATCCCCGCGCGCGCGTCGGCCAAAGTTTCCATGCGCCTGGTGCCGAACCAGGATCCCGACGACATCCTGAAGCGCTACACCAAGATGGTGAAGAAGCTCACGCCCAAGGGAATTGAGATCAATATCAAGGTCCACAGCAAGGGCCCGGCGTGCGTAGTCAGCACGGACAACCACTACATCAAGGCCGCCACGGAAGCCATGCATGACGTGTTCAAGAAAGACACGGTCTTCATACGCTCCGGCGGTTCGATCCCCGTCGTCACCGACTTCCAGGATGTGATGAACCTGCCCAGCGTGATGATGGGCTTCGGCCTGCCTGACGACAACCTGCATGCTCCCAACGAGAAGTTCCACATCCCCAATTTCTATCGCGGGATTGAGAGCATCATCCGCTTCTTTGAGAAGCTGGGAGGCTAG
- a CDS encoding nucleotidyltransferase family protein produces the protein MNPADLFRRLSVILERAGIAYMVTGSFAGTVYGMGRSTLDIDLIVAADEDQVRRLLDLLPENEFYSEPHSAIEACQRKSMFNLIDNITGLKIDFIFQKMRPFSVEEFRRRRSALVMGVPLFVVSPEDIIIAKLEWAKMGASLRQIEDVTGILKVRRDELDLAYIEKWVKELALAAQWISACKVAGMVPG, from the coding sequence ATGAATCCTGCTGACCTCTTCCGCCGCCTCTCCGTGATTTTAGAGCGCGCCGGGATTGCCTATATGGTGACTGGTTCTTTTGCGGGAACGGTTTACGGAATGGGACGCTCCACCCTGGACATTGATCTCATTGTTGCCGCTGACGAAGACCAGGTTCGACGACTTCTGGATCTGCTTCCCGAAAACGAATTCTACTCCGAGCCACACTCGGCAATCGAAGCTTGCCAGCGCAAGTCAATGTTCAATCTGATTGATAACATCACCGGCCTGAAGATTGATTTTATCTTCCAAAAGATGAGGCCCTTCAGTGTTGAGGAATTCCGGCGTCGCAGATCGGCCCTGGTGATGGGCGTTCCTTTGTTTGTCGTCAGTCCGGAAGACATCATCATCGCAAAGCTGGAATGGGCCAAGATGGGAGCATCGCTGCGGCAAATCGAGGACGTTACGGGAATTCTGAAAGTGCGAAGAGACGAACTTGATCTTGCTTACATCGAGAAATGGGTCAAAGAGCTTGCACTTGCTGCACAATGGATCTCTGCCTGCAAAGTTGCAGGCATGGTACCAGGGTGA
- the ribA gene encoding GTP cyclohydrolase II, translated as MSSEPTVRKLAEADFPTRWGHFRIMGFEGQMGSTKEEAVALVMGDIHAAPPLVRVHSQCLTGDVFGSLRCDCRQQLEMALQMIAQAAAGVLVYEMQEGRGIGLMAKLQAYELQDQGRDTVQANEDLGFKADHREFQLPAEILRALGLKAVRLLSNNPQKVAALEAAGVTVAERVPCEVEPHAASEKYLNTKKEKMGHLFRER; from the coding sequence GTGAGTTCAGAACCCACCGTCCGCAAGCTTGCCGAAGCCGATTTTCCCACGCGCTGGGGGCATTTCCGCATCATGGGATTTGAAGGCCAGATGGGCAGCACTAAAGAAGAAGCCGTGGCCCTCGTCATGGGCGATATCCATGCCGCTCCTCCGCTGGTCAGGGTTCACTCCCAGTGCCTCACCGGAGACGTTTTCGGCTCCTTGCGTTGCGACTGCCGCCAGCAACTGGAGATGGCTTTGCAGATGATCGCCCAAGCCGCCGCGGGCGTGCTGGTTTATGAGATGCAAGAAGGCCGCGGCATCGGATTGATGGCCAAGCTGCAAGCCTACGAACTGCAGGACCAGGGCCGCGACACTGTCCAAGCCAATGAGGACCTGGGCTTCAAGGCCGACCATCGCGAATTCCAGCTTCCCGCGGAAATCCTCAGAGCGCTGGGATTGAAGGCCGTGCGCCTGCTATCGAACAATCCACAGAAAGTCGCCGCGCTGGAGGCTGCGGGCGTCACGGTCGCCGAGCGTGTCCCCTGTGAAGTGGAGCCGCATGCCGCGTCGGAAAAATATCTGAATACCAAGAAAGAAAAGATGGGACATCTGTTCAGGGAAAGATAG
- a CDS encoding DUF2520 domain-containing protein: protein MTARPSITLIGAGSLASALGPALRSAGYRIDAVAARGLRGSQKRAATLAEKLGAKAIALGESLPNSSLIWIFHTDDALAATARQLARTREWNWKNKVVFHSSGALTSDVLAPLQRAGAQVASLHPMMTFVPGTAPDMSKVPFAVEGDARAVAVARKIVRRLGAESFVVKKKNKVLYHALGSFSSPMVVAALVTAERVGRAAGFTRAQAREVMGPILHQTLKNYLERGGAAAFSGPIKRGDLETVRRHLRELKRVPGAGEVYRALVRSGVRELPAGRKKELLKLIK, encoded by the coding sequence ATGACGGCACGCCCCAGCATCACGCTCATCGGCGCAGGCAGCCTGGCATCGGCACTGGGGCCGGCGTTGCGATCGGCCGGCTACCGGATTGATGCCGTGGCAGCGCGGGGGCTGCGCGGATCGCAAAAACGGGCCGCGACGCTGGCCGAGAAACTCGGCGCCAAAGCAATTGCGCTCGGGGAATCGCTGCCGAATTCGAGCCTCATCTGGATCTTCCACACCGATGACGCCCTGGCCGCGACCGCTCGCCAACTTGCGCGCACAAGAGAATGGAACTGGAAAAACAAAGTCGTTTTCCACTCCAGCGGGGCCCTCACCAGTGACGTGCTCGCGCCGTTGCAACGCGCCGGAGCGCAGGTGGCGTCGCTCCATCCCATGATGACCTTTGTTCCCGGTACCGCTCCCGATATGTCGAAAGTCCCATTCGCCGTGGAAGGCGACGCGCGCGCCGTCGCCGTGGCCCGCAAGATCGTGCGCCGTTTGGGCGCGGAAAGTTTTGTCGTCAAGAAAAAGAACAAGGTGCTCTATCACGCGCTGGGATCGTTTTCCTCTCCCATGGTAGTGGCCGCGCTGGTTACGGCCGAGCGCGTGGGGCGGGCCGCCGGGTTCACGCGCGCGCAGGCCAGAGAAGTCATGGGGCCCATCCTGCACCAGACTCTGAAGAATTATCTGGAGCGCGGCGGTGCTGCGGCTTTTAGCGGACCCATCAAGCGCGGCGACCTGGAAACCGTCCGGCGGCACCTGCGCGAACTGAAGCGCGTCCCCGGCGCCGGCGAAGTCTACCGCGCACTGGTGCGGTCCGGAGTGAGAGAGTTGCCGGCGGGAAGAAAGAAAGAACTGCTAAAGCTGATTAAATAG
- a CDS encoding NUDIX hydrolase: MSSSRHKSKNLARIVASKTVFKSRVFDVVSQQVKEPGNVLVRRDIVRHPGSIVILALDESRRPPHVLLERQYRHAAGQRMWELPAGSLEPGEQKLPAAKRELLEETGYTARKWERALSFYVSPGFVTESMQIFLARGLKKGQAQPEDDERIAVRFFPLAQAVRMAVSGKIVDAKTIAGLLWLEKKLRRR; the protein is encoded by the coding sequence ATGTCTTCTTCGCGCCACAAATCCAAGAACCTTGCCCGCATCGTTGCCTCGAAAACCGTTTTCAAAAGCCGCGTTTTTGACGTGGTCTCCCAGCAGGTCAAAGAGCCGGGGAACGTTCTGGTTCGCCGGGACATCGTTCGCCATCCCGGCTCCATCGTCATTCTGGCGCTGGACGAATCGCGGCGTCCGCCGCACGTTCTCCTGGAACGCCAGTATCGCCACGCTGCCGGCCAGCGCATGTGGGAATTGCCGGCAGGCAGTCTTGAACCGGGCGAGCAGAAATTGCCGGCCGCCAAGCGCGAGCTGCTGGAAGAGACCGGGTACACGGCGCGCAAGTGGGAGCGGGCGCTCTCTTTTTATGTAAGCCCGGGCTTTGTGACCGAAAGCATGCAAATCTTTCTGGCCCGCGGACTCAAAAAAGGCCAAGCGCAGCCTGAGGACGATGAGCGTATCGCGGTGCGATTCTTTCCTCTGGCCCAAGCCGTGCGCATGGCTGTCTCCGGAAAAATTGTGGACGCCAAGACCATCGCCGGCCTCCTCTGGCTGGAGAAAAAGCTGCGTCGCCGCTAA
- a CDS encoding cold shock domain-containing protein, whose amino-acid sequence MQGKVKWFNNAKGFGFIGREDGPDVFVHYSAIQSEGYKSLQEGDDVEFEIIQGQKGPQAENVTKPAQPA is encoded by the coding sequence ATTCAAGGCAAAGTGAAATGGTTCAACAACGCAAAGGGATTCGGCTTCATTGGTAGGGAAGACGGCCCCGATGTGTTTGTCCACTACAGCGCCATCCAGTCTGAAGGCTACAAAAGCCTGCAAGAGGGCGATGACGTTGAATTTGAAATAATCCAGGGGCAAAAAGGCCCCCAGGCGGAAAACGTCACTAAACCGGCGCAACCGGCCTGA
- the tnpA gene encoding IS200/IS605 family transposase yields the protein MMVSPEAGVPDARFVRWGGEGATQSRERAKHPLSSYAQNHIHLVFSTKGRLKLIPKDIQPRLWGYIAAICKKNAMTVFAVGGMADHIHILFRLPPLSLVRAVTLIKSNSSKWMKETKKTFAWQNGYGAFSVSSSNVSTVIRYIDQQEAHHRKKSFEEEFVALLKRHGVDFDPRYVFD from the coding sequence ATGATGGTGAGCCCCGAAGCCGGGGTCCCCGACGCACGCTTCGTGCGTTGGGGTGGGGAGGGCGCGACACAATCGAGAGAAAGGGCTAAACACCCATTGTCAAGCTACGCACAAAACCACATCCATCTGGTCTTCTCTACTAAAGGACGTCTCAAACTCATTCCCAAAGATATTCAACCGCGCCTTTGGGGATACATCGCGGCGATCTGCAAGAAGAATGCGATGACCGTGTTCGCCGTCGGCGGAATGGCCGACCATATTCACATTCTCTTTCGCCTTCCGCCGTTGTCATTGGTGCGGGCCGTGACGCTCATCAAATCCAACTCGTCAAAATGGATGAAGGAGACGAAAAAGACCTTTGCTTGGCAGAACGGCTATGGCGCGTTCAGCGTGAGCTCATCGAATGTGTCCACGGTGATTCGGTACATCGACCAGCAGGAAGCACACCACAGGAAGAAATCGTTTGAAGAGGAGTTTGTTGCCTTGTTGAAGAGACATGGCGTGGATTTTGATCCCAGGTATGTTTTCGATTAG